A genomic segment from Peribacillus sp. ACCC06369 encodes:
- the pyrR gene encoding bifunctional pyr operon transcriptional regulator/uracil phosphoribosyltransferase PyrR, with the protein MLNEKAIVLDEQAISRALTRIAHEIIEKNKGIEDCVLIGIRTRGIFLADRLAKRINQIEGKEIELGELDITLYRDDLSKKTNDGEPIVKGSDIPVNISDKKVILVDDVLFTGRTVRAAMDALVDLGRPSQIQLAVLVDRGHRELPIRADFVGKNVPTSQSEKITVTLTEVDEVDQVTILEN; encoded by the coding sequence ATGTTGAATGAGAAAGCCATAGTACTTGATGAGCAGGCCATTAGCAGAGCCTTGACGAGAATTGCCCATGAAATTATTGAGAAGAATAAGGGGATTGAAGATTGCGTCTTAATCGGGATACGCACACGCGGGATTTTCCTTGCTGACCGACTCGCAAAGCGCATCAATCAAATAGAAGGTAAGGAAATAGAGCTGGGTGAACTGGATATTACACTTTATCGCGATGACCTCTCAAAAAAGACCAATGATGGGGAACCCATCGTAAAAGGTTCAGACATCCCGGTCAATATCAGCGACAAGAAAGTGATTTTAGTGGATGATGTCCTTTTCACCGGCAGGACCGTTAGAGCGGCAATGGATGCTCTGGTGGATTTGGGAAGACCTTCGCAAATCCAGCTTGCCGTATTAGTGGATAGGGGACATAGGGAACTGCCTATACGTGCAGATTTCGTCGGGAAAAACGTTCCGACTTCCCAATCTGAAAAAATTACCGTTACTTTAACAGAAGTAGATGAAGTAGATCAAGTTACTATATTAGAAAACTAA